The region ACCGGCTATGCGGGCGGGAGAGCCGGTGGCGGTTGCGCTGAATGTTGAGGTGGACTTCAAGAGGTTCTAAAAATTGGGGGAGTTGAATGCAGCACAAGGCTTCGTTGCTTTGTGCTGCGTTCGTGGTGAGGCCGGTTGCGTTGGGTTCCGTGTAAAGGGTGAAAGAACAGACAACAACAATGAGATACAGGGGTCTCTCCACTGCGCTTCGCTTCGGTCGAGATGACGTAAGTTTGAGGGAAGCTTCCTTTGCGATGTCTTAGAGGGTGCGTTTGAATAGCGGCGTTGCGATGAGGAGTGCTGCTATTCCGAAGGCGAAGAGGAAGAGGATGTCGGGATAGATGGCGGTGAAGCCTCCGTCTTTGAGCAGGATGGCTTTGAAGCCGTGGACGGCGTAGGTGAAGGGATCGATGTTGGCGATGGCGCGCAGCCACGGCGGAAGGCCGGAGACGGGTGAGATAGCTCCGCTGGGGAAGAAGAGGAGCGTGTTGAGAACGCCGAACATGGCGCGGGGGACGAGTGGGTCTTCTACGCGCACCATCATCAGGAACATCATGCCGTTGAAGGCGACTGAGGTTGCGACGATGAGGAGTGCGAGCTGGACGAGGGCTATGGGATTGAAGATGGCTCCGATGCCTGCGAAGAGCGAGCCGATGACGGTGAGGCAGATGCCGGAGAGGATGGCCTTGATGGAACCTGCGAGGTTGAGGCCCATGACCAGTTCGAGGCGCGTGATGGGAGTGACGAGGTAGCCCTCGTGGACGCCGCGGGCTTTGTCGTCGATGTAGAGCATGCCGCCGCCGATCATGACGGCGACATACATGGCGAGCGAGATAGAACCGGCGAGGAGGTACTTCATGTACTCGACGTAGGGGTAGAGCTCGACGATCTTGAGGGCGATGCTCTGGACGACGAGCGGTTGGATGATGGGAGCGTTGAGGGAGTCGACGAGGGACTGCATCTCAGCTTCGAGAGCGCCGCTCATGGTCTGGTCGGTGTTATCGACGACGAGGCCGATGGCGGGAGAGTCGCCTGCGAGGACGCGGCGGGAGTACTGTTTGGGGATGATGACGGCGCCGTCGATCTTGCCGGTGCGGACGTCTTCGCGGGCCTGCACCTCGTTGTCGTAGGGGACGGTGGTGAAGGTGGCGATGTTGGCGGCGATGGCGTCGAAGGCCTCGTGAATTTTGAGAGCCTGAGAGCCGTGGTCGTAGTCGACCACGCCCATGCGGGCGTTGCGGATCTTGCCGCCGAAGGCGTGGCCGAGGATGAGCAACTGCACCAGAGGGAGGGTCATGGAGACCATCATGAGTGCGGGCGAGCGGAAGAACTTTCGCATCTCGCGTTCGACGATTGCCATCATTCGATTCATGGCTGCATCCCTGGGCGCGGCGGCATGACGAAGCCGGCCGCTTTGACTTGTTCGTCGCGAAGTGCGCGTCCGGTGTAGTGGACGAAGACGTCGTCGAGGGTGGTGTTCTGTACGCTGAGGGACTTGATGGTTTCGCCACGGCTGGCGGCCATCTGCACTAACTGCATGGTGGTGAGGGAGCCGCTGGAGGTCATGATGCGGTACATGCCTGCGCTTTGTGCTTCAACCGACATGACGCCTTCGAGTTGGCGTAGGCGCTCGGGCCACTCAGCGGATTCGGTGGTGAACTGGGCTTCGACTACGTTGGTGCCGGGGACGTTGGCTTTGAGCGCCATGGGAGTGTCGAGGGCTACGAGCTTGCCGTGATCGACGATGGCGATACGGTCGCAGAGACGGTCGGCCTCGTCCATGTAGTGGGTGGTGATGAGCATGGTGAGGTGATGCTTGTTCTTGAGGTTGTTGAGCATCTCCCACACGGCGACGCGAGAGACGGGATCGAGGCCGGTGGTGGGCTCGTCGAGGAAGAAGATGCGGGGATTGTGGACGAGGCCGCGAGCGATCTCGAGACGGCGGCGCATTCCGCCGGAGAGCGTTTTCGTCTGCGCGTTGCGCCACTTGGTGAGGTCTACGGCTTCGAGAAGCTCGTTGATGTTTTGCTCGCGTCGGGCCTTGGGCACATCGTAGAGCTTGGCGTAGATGGAGAGGTTCTCTTCGACGGTGAGATCGATGTCGCTGGTGAGGGCCTGGGGGATGACGCCGATCATGCGGCGGACGGCGTCGGAGTCGCGGGAGACGTCGTGGCCGGCGATGATGGCCTTGCCTGAGGTGACGGGGATGAGCGTCGTCATCATGCGGATGAGGGTGCTCTTACCCGCACCGTTGGGGCCGAGCAGGCCGAAGATCTCACCGTCGGCTACGTCGAAGGTGATGCCTTTGACGGCTTCGAAGTCGCCGTAGCGCTTGATGATGTTTTGGACGGAGATGGCTGGCTGAGTGGCTGTCATTGATTTACCAGCTTGTCTTTGGGGACGTAGACCTCGGCGGTCATGCCGAGGGTGTACTTCATGCCGGGATTGGGGATGAGGAGCTTGAGTTCGATGGTCTTGATGTCGCGCTTGCGGCGGCTGACGTCGCGCTGAGTGGCGAAGTCGGCCTCTGCGGATTTGTTGATGACTTTGCCTTGAATGGTTTCGCCGCTGGGCATGACGACGCGGAGGCTGTCGCCGAGCTTTACGGAGTCGGCTTCGGTCTCGGGAAGGGGAGCGTAGACCCATGTCTGGGTGAGGTCGGTGATGGTGACGATGGGGGTTCCGGCAGCGACGACTTCGCCTTGCCGGGCGGCGCGTACGTTGATCCTGCCAGAGATGGGAGCGAGGACGTTGGCGTAGTTCAGCTCGACCTGTGCCTGATCGAGCAGGGCCTTCGCATTCTGCACGTCGCTGCGGGTGGAGGCTACGGTTTTGGCTGCGGCCTGTGCCTGAATGGTGTTGGCTACGGCTAGCTTGAGAGATGCGTTGGCTGCGGCTACGCTTTGTTTTGCCGAATCTACAGCTGCCTGATCTGCGCGGAGAGACGTGATGGCCTCGTCGCTCGATTGCTGGCTCATGACGCCTTGTTTGGCGAGGGCGATGGTGCGATTGCTGTCGGCCTGTTGATGCTCGTAGTTGGCTTGCGCCTGCAGAAGCGCGGCGTTGGCCACTTGCAACTGGGCTTCGGCATTCGCTACCTGACTGGTGGTGCTGCCTTGCGTCTGGTGCTGCGTGTCCTGCGACTCCTGCAGCTTGTAGTGCTGGCTGAGGGCGGTTGCTTCGGCGGCGTTGCGGGCGGCGGCGAGATCGTCGCTCTGAATGTTGGCGATGAGCTCGCCAGCGGTGACGGTGTCGCCTTCATCGACGGTGAGCTTCTGGATGCGGCCGGGGATGCGGGAGCTGACGACGACTTCGTTGGCGTCGACGGTGCCGATGAGCTGGAGATCGCTCGATCGATTGGTCGAAAAGAAGTACCAGAAGAGCCCAATGACTAGCAGGATGCCCATCAGGATGAGGATTCGATTGCGGGCGTTCATATTTTCTTCTCCAGGAATTTTCTCCAGACGGGTGGATTGTCGATTGGGGGCATTGGCATGTCGGCGAGGAGGCGACGGGCGAGCTTTGCTCCGTGTGTGCGGTCGACGAAGATAGCATTGCCGAGAAACTTTACACAGGCGTTACGCCGAAACTCGATGGTTGCGGGATCGAAGGGTTCGAAAGGGACCGAGAGGCGCATCATGGGCGCGCTCATGAAATAGAAGACATTGGAGCCGTAGGTGGAATACATGACCTGCATCCAGTCGATCTTGCATAGCTCGCCGGAACGAATGCCACTCTCGACGGCATTTTGTATTTTTTTGAGGAGCGGCGTAAAGGCTTTGCTGGCGAGCATTGGAATCGACGAGGATTTGCCGTGGTGGAAGCGCACCATCTCCTGCTGCATAAGGCTTTGGAACTCGTGCTGGGTCAGGATGCGGTCGAAGTGATTGAGAGCCAGGCGCAGAATCTGCTCGCCGGGCGAGCATTTGGACTCGAGCACGGCGAGGGTGTTCTGCATAACAAGATTGAGTACTTCTTCAAAGGCCGCGGCGTAGAGCGACTCTTTGTTCTTGAAGTAGTAGTAGAGCAGAGCCTTGTTAACATTTGCCGATTCGGCGATGGTATCGGTGCGTGCTCCGGCGAGGCCGTGGACACTGAACTCATGGAGGGCGGCGCGGAGGATTTTCTCACGACTTTTGTCGGTGGGGTCTGCGGCGGGCGAGATGGGCTTTTTTGAGGCCATTGATTAACTGGTTAGTTAAAATATTACCAGCAAAGGCAGCCACAAGTATTTCGGCTGCGCCTCACGCTATGAGGGCGGTTCTCCTCC is a window of Edaphobacter dinghuensis DNA encoding:
- a CDS encoding TetR/AcrR family transcriptional regulator, encoding MASKKPISPAADPTDKSREKILRAALHEFSVHGLAGARTDTIAESANVNKALLYYYFKNKESLYAAAFEEVLNLVMQNTLAVLESKCSPGEQILRLALNHFDRILTQHEFQSLMQQEMVRFHHGKSSSIPMLASKAFTPLLKKIQNAVESGIRSGELCKIDWMQVMYSTYGSNVFYFMSAPMMRLSVPFEPFDPATIEFRRNACVKFLGNAIFVDRTHGAKLARRLLADMPMPPIDNPPVWRKFLEKKI
- a CDS encoding HlyD family secretion protein, producing MNARNRILILMGILLVIGLFWYFFSTNRSSDLQLIGTVDANEVVVSSRIPGRIQKLTVDEGDTVTAGELIANIQSDDLAAARNAAEATALSQHYKLQESQDTQHQTQGSTTSQVANAEAQLQVANAALLQAQANYEHQQADSNRTIALAKQGVMSQQSSDEAITSLRADQAAVDSAKQSVAAANASLKLAVANTIQAQAAAKTVASTRSDVQNAKALLDQAQVELNYANVLAPISGRINVRAARQGEVVAAGTPIVTITDLTQTWVYAPLPETEADSVKLGDSLRVVMPSGETIQGKVINKSAEADFATQRDVSRRKRDIKTIELKLLIPNPGMKYTLGMTAEVYVPKDKLVNQ
- a CDS encoding ABC transporter permease; the protein is MNRMMAIVEREMRKFFRSPALMMVSMTLPLVQLLILGHAFGGKIRNARMGVVDYDHGSQALKIHEAFDAIAANIATFTTVPYDNEVQAREDVRTGKIDGAVIIPKQYSRRVLAGDSPAIGLVVDNTDQTMSGALEAEMQSLVDSLNAPIIQPLVVQSIALKIVELYPYVEYMKYLLAGSISLAMYVAVMIGGGMLYIDDKARGVHEGYLVTPITRLELVMGLNLAGSIKAILSGICLTVIGSLFAGIGAIFNPIALVQLALLIVATSVAFNGMMFLMMVRVEDPLVPRAMFGVLNTLLFFPSGAISPVSGLPPWLRAIANIDPFTYAVHGFKAILLKDGGFTAIYPDILFLFAFGIAALLIATPLFKRTL
- a CDS encoding ABC transporter ATP-binding protein encodes the protein MTATQPAISVQNIIKRYGDFEAVKGITFDVADGEIFGLLGPNGAGKSTLIRMMTTLIPVTSGKAIIAGHDVSRDSDAVRRMIGVIPQALTSDIDLTVEENLSIYAKLYDVPKARREQNINELLEAVDLTKWRNAQTKTLSGGMRRRLEIARGLVHNPRIFFLDEPTTGLDPVSRVAVWEMLNNLKNKHHLTMLITTHYMDEADRLCDRIAIVDHGKLVALDTPMALKANVPGTNVVEAQFTTESAEWPERLRQLEGVMSVEAQSAGMYRIMTSSGSLTTMQLVQMAASRGETIKSLSVQNTTLDDVFVHYTGRALRDEQVKAAGFVMPPRPGMQP